A genomic window from Punica granatum isolate Tunisia-2019 chromosome 2, ASM765513v2, whole genome shotgun sequence includes:
- the LOC116196081 gene encoding transcription initiation factor TFIID subunit 13: MNTASGALAKAKAGASQPSENTTKRKRGIFQKELQHMMYGFGDDPNPLPETVALVEDIVVEYVTDFAHKAQEIGSKRGKLSVEDFLYLVRKDPPKLNRCKELLSMQEELKQARKAFDVDEEKLAASLD; the protein is encoded by the exons ATGAATACTGCTTCGGGGGCTTTAGCCAAAGCTAAGGCCGGTGCGTCACAGCCCTCTGAAAATACGACTAAGCGGAAGCGAGGAATCTTTCAGAAAGAAT TGCAGCACATGATGTATGGTTTTGGAGATGATCCTAAT CCTCTTCCAGAAACTGTTGCACTTGTGGAGGACATTGTGGTGGAGTATGTAACAGATTTT GCACATAAAGCTCAGGAAATTGGATCAAAAAGAGGGAAGCTATCTGTTGAGGATTTTCTGTATCTAGTCCGCAAG GATCCACCGAAGCTCAATCGCTGCAAGGAACTGCTCTCTATGCAAGAAGAGCTGAAGCAAGCAAGGAAAGCCTTCGATGTTGATGAAGAGAAGCTTGCAGCATCTCTTGATTGA
- the LOC116196958 gene encoding pathogenesis-related homeodomain protein has product MPASDKLTSEGHGKSCQTDTEDGSELIASLKFKNKQKMITGEKHKVRSTPQLKAEGSSLSRKMAKNLSSKKGRPKKPKNSNNSNPFSEGNASNDDVNVKKHRRRRKKRKRRKDLGELDEASRLQRRTRYLLIRMKMEQNLLDAYSGEGWKGQSREKIKPVKELLRAKKQILKCKLGIRDAIEQLDTLSSVGRIEESVIAPDGSIYHEHIFCAKCMQGEAAPDNDIILCDGPCNRGFHQKCLVPPLDSENIPPEDQGWFCKICNLKMEILDSVNAHLGTCFSSGSSWQEIFKEEAALSDAGIETFDQDDEWPSDDSKDDDYRAGTSNSSGDTSTSTSLSWSLDHEVLSESQKSEQEGTSYPYSSDEFTDADIIFGRRQRSAVDYKQLYNEMFGKDDAVAEQVSEDEDWGPTKRRRREKESDAANTLMTLHEGETALPRIEAGEADKEVPPEATQSKRTIFRIPLEAVERLRQVFAENELPSRSVRENLSKELGLHPEKVSKWFKNARYMALKTRKAERTVHNSDSPKACEEPAMETTGEKVADPVQLKDALIGTGTYSTDIPVAALEKEIELPSMVKTKKHKKGSFSSPANNNSNEVDAQLDENLRLKKHMKIIKSKLKKDKIPVESVSIDGLQKPEAELERLCRLKNRLENLKQRLLRYRPSKSKARGRPKLQKEPCVMYVPIAVVREKKA; this is encoded by the exons ATGCCAGCCAGTGACAAACTTACCAGCGAAGGGCATGGCAAGTCTTGTCAGACTGATACAGAAGATGGGTCTGAGCTAATTGCTTCcctcaaatttaaaaataaacaaaaaatgatAACGGGAGAAAAACACAAAGTGAGATCAACACCTCAGCTGAAAGCAGAAGGCTCATCTCTTTCGAGGAAGATGGCTAAGAACCTGTCGAGCAAAAAGGGAAGACCGAAAAAGCCCAAGAATTCTAATAATAGCAATCCGTTTTCTGAGGGAAATGCAAGTAATGACGATGTCAATGTAAAGAAGCATAGgagaaggaggaagaagaggaaacgACGGAAGGATTTGGGGGAGTTGGATGAGGCTTCGCGCCTGCAGAGGAGAACGAGGTACCTTTTGATTCGAATGAAGATGGAGCAGAACCTTCTCGATGCTTACTCCGGTGAAGGCTGGAAGGGACAGAG CCGGGAGAAGATTAAGCCAGTGAAGGAGCTGCTGAGGGCCAAGAAGCAGATATTGAAATGTAAACTCGGAATAAGAGATGCCATTGAACAATTGGATACCCTCAGTTCTGTGGGCCGTATCGAAGAGTCAGTCATTGCTCCTGATGGATCCATTTACCATGAGCAT ATATTCTGTGCTAAGTGCATGCAAGGGGAAGCTGCTCCAGATAATGATATAATACTCTGTGACGGGCCGTGCAATCGCGGTTTTCATCAAAAATGTCTCGTCCCTCCTTTGGACTCTGAGAACA TTCCTCCTGAAGATCAGGGCTGGTTTTGCAAAATCTGCAATTTGAAGATGGAAATATTGGATTCTGTGAATGCTCATCTGGGAACCTGTTTCTCCTCGGGCAGCAGTTGGCAG GAAATATTCAAGGAAGAAGCAGCACTGTCAGATGCTGGGATTGAGACCTTTGATCAAGACGACGAGTGGCCCTCAGATGATTCCAAAGATGATGATTACAGGGCAGGAACCAGCAATTCATCTGGTGACACAAGTACTTCAACGAGCTTGAGTTGGTCTCTTGATCATGAGGTTCTCTCAGAATCTCAGAAATCGGAGCAAGAAGGGACGAGCTACCCTTATAGCAGCGATGAATTTACTGATGCAGATATTATATTTGGGCGCAGGCAACGGAGTGCTGTTGACTATAAACAACTTTACAAT GAAATGTTTGGAAAGGATGACGCCGTTGCTGAACAGGTCAGCGAGGATGAGGACTGGGGTCCTACCAAAAGGAGACGGAGAGAGAAGGAATCAGACGCCGCCAACACCCTCATGACTCTGCACGAGGGAGAAACAGCTCTTCCCAGAATTGAAGCCGGCGAAGCAGACAAGGAAGTTCCTCCTGAGGCAACACAAAGTAAAAGGACGATTTTCAGAATTCCCCTTGAAGCAGTGGAG AGACTTCGCCAAGTATTTGCTGAGAATGAACTTCCCTCCAGATCTGTCAGGGAAAACCTCTCGAAAGAGTTGGGTCTCCATCCTGAAAAG GTCAGCAAGTGGTTCAAGAATGCACGATATATGGCTCTTAAAACTAGAAAG GCTGAGAGGACGGTTCATAACTCTGATTCTCCCAAAGCATGTGAAGAGCCTGCAATGGAGACAACGGGAGAAAAGGTTGCTGATCCAGTTCAGTTGAAGGATGCCTTAATAGGGACTGGGACATATTCCACCGACATTCCTGTGGCTGCCCTGGAAAAGGAGATAGAATTGCCATCTATGGTGAAGACGAAGAAGCATAAGAAAGGCTCATTCAGCTCACCTGCTAATAACAACAGCAATGAG GTTGATGCACAGTTAGATGAGAACTTGCGCTTGAAGAAGCATATGAAGATTATCAAGTCCAAACTGAAGAAGGATAAGATTCCGGTCGAGTCTGTATCTATTGACGGGTTACAAAAACCCGAGGCTGAATTAGAGAGACTCTGCAGACTGAAGAACAGGCTCGAGAACCTGAAGCAGAGACTGCTTAGATACCGACCGAGCAAATCTAAGGCTCGTGGCAGACCCAAGTTGCAGAAGGAACCTTGTGTAATGTATGTTCCTATAGCAGTGGTGAGGGAGAAGAAGGCTTGA